In one window of Frigoriglobus tundricola DNA:
- a CDS encoding primary-amine oxidase, whose product MPHPLEPLSAAEVARAIALLTAAGKLAPTTRVVSVMLKEPPKALVHGGTGWESAPRDAAVVLFDNATNACYEATVSGTRDAIDSFTHVPGVQPTMTIDEQVECERAVLNSPLFRDALRCHCGLTDTALVMVDIWSAGYYGTEEERGTRLARPLCFVRSDPTDNGYARPIEGLRPVVDLNTMQVLRVEEFGHWPLPPGACNYAAHRVPNLRRDVKPLAITQPEGPGFTLDGNCITWQKWSLVIGFNAREGLTLHHIRYRDRGRDRSILYRASLTEMVVPYADPSATQARKNAFDVGEYGMGMCANSLRLGCDCVGHIAYLDAHLCDSRGKPLRIENAVCVHEEDYGTLWKHTDRRLPDAPEVRRSRRLVISSVSTVENYEYGFFWYFYQDGNIQFEIKLTGVLSLGAAQPGEKPAFGTLVAPQVYAPNHQHFFNVRLDFDIDGIANTVQRVDVAPDPLDTNNPFENAFRARATALETEKQARAHLNLETARTWKIINPHVTNAVGEPVGYKFFPGDNCFPFASPNAWWRKRAGFVNHHVWVTPFDEAEKYAAGDYPNQSAGGEGLVKWTEADRPIADTDVVFWYTFGHTHLPRPEDYPVMPTAYIGFLLKPNGFFDLNPANDVPPSEPKAKAVTGCCQ is encoded by the coding sequence ATGCCCCACCCACTCGAACCGCTCTCCGCGGCGGAAGTCGCCCGCGCGATCGCCCTCCTAACCGCCGCGGGCAAGCTCGCCCCAACGACCCGCGTCGTCAGCGTGATGCTGAAGGAGCCGCCGAAGGCGCTCGTTCACGGCGGGACCGGCTGGGAATCGGCCCCGCGTGACGCCGCCGTTGTCCTCTTCGATAACGCGACGAACGCCTGTTATGAGGCCACCGTTAGCGGGACGCGCGACGCGATCGATTCGTTCACGCACGTGCCCGGCGTTCAGCCGACGATGACGATCGACGAGCAGGTGGAGTGCGAGCGGGCCGTCCTGAACAGCCCCCTCTTCCGAGACGCGCTCCGGTGCCACTGCGGGCTCACCGACACGGCGCTCGTGATGGTCGACATCTGGAGCGCGGGGTACTACGGGACCGAGGAGGAGCGCGGTACACGGCTCGCCCGGCCCCTGTGCTTCGTCCGCTCCGACCCTACGGACAACGGCTACGCGCGGCCGATCGAGGGCCTCCGCCCCGTCGTGGACCTCAACACGATGCAAGTCCTCCGCGTCGAGGAGTTCGGTCACTGGCCGCTGCCCCCCGGCGCGTGCAACTACGCGGCTCATCGCGTTCCGAATTTGCGCCGGGACGTCAAGCCGCTCGCGATCACCCAACCCGAAGGACCGGGCTTCACGCTCGACGGCAACTGCATCACGTGGCAGAAGTGGTCGCTCGTAATCGGCTTCAACGCCCGCGAGGGGCTGACGCTCCACCACATCCGGTACCGCGACCGGGGCCGCGACCGGTCGATCCTGTACCGGGCCTCGCTCACAGAAATGGTGGTCCCCTACGCCGACCCGTCAGCGACCCAGGCGCGGAAGAACGCGTTCGACGTGGGCGAGTACGGGATGGGGATGTGCGCCAACAGCCTCCGTCTCGGCTGCGATTGCGTGGGCCACATCGCGTACCTCGACGCCCACCTGTGCGACAGCCGCGGGAAGCCGCTCCGGATCGAGAACGCCGTCTGCGTCCACGAGGAGGACTACGGCACCCTCTGGAAGCACACCGACCGCCGGTTGCCGGACGCGCCAGAAGTGCGGCGCTCGCGCCGGCTGGTGATCTCCAGCGTCTCCACGGTCGAGAACTACGAGTACGGGTTCTTCTGGTACTTCTACCAGGACGGCAACATCCAGTTCGAGATCAAGCTGACCGGCGTTCTCTCGCTGGGCGCGGCTCAGCCCGGTGAGAAGCCCGCGTTCGGCACCCTGGTCGCGCCCCAGGTTTACGCCCCGAACCACCAGCACTTCTTCAACGTCCGGCTCGACTTCGACATCGACGGGATCGCGAACACGGTCCAGCGGGTCGATGTGGCCCCCGATCCGCTTGACACAAACAACCCGTTTGAGAACGCGTTCCGCGCCAGGGCGACCGCGCTTGAGACCGAAAAACAGGCCCGCGCGCACCTGAACCTGGAAACCGCCCGCACCTGGAAGATCATCAACCCGCACGTCACGAACGCGGTGGGCGAGCCGGTGGGTTACAAGTTCTTCCCCGGCGACAACTGCTTCCCGTTCGCCTCGCCCAACGCGTGGTGGCGCAAACGGGCCGGGTTCGTGAACCACCACGTCTGGGTCACGCCCTTTGACGAGGCCGAGAAGTACGCCGCCGGCGACTACCCGAACCAGAGCGCGGGCGGCGAGGGGCTCGTGAAGTGGACCGAGGCCGACCGCCCCATCGCGGATACCGATGTCGTGTTCTGGTACACGTTCGGTCACACCCACCTCCCGCGGCCCGAGGACTACCCGGTCATGCCGACCGCGTACATCGGGTTCCTGCTGAAACCGAACGGGTTCTTCGACCTGAACCCGGCCAACGACGTGCCACCGTCCGAACCGAAGGCGAAGGCGGTGACGGGCTGCTGTCAGTGA
- a CDS encoding protein-glutamate methylesterase/protein-glutamine glutaminase, whose amino-acid sequence MSKIRVLIVDDAVVLRRLLAEELAADPALEVVGTAANGKIALAKVPQVEPDVVILDVEMPELDGLATLRALRAARPLLPVIMFSALTERGAEATLDALALGATAYFPKPAGTDGREASLRVLRDGLIPEIKAICGRIRSGSSGARPAPPLSAESRVPGPDVRRPPARSPARVDAIAIAASTGGPNALADVFGRFPTGLPVPIAIVQHMPPVFTRLLAERLSARSPVPVAEGATDAPLQPGRAWIAPGDFHMAVTGPATHARLRVHQEPPENSCRPAADVLFRSAAQVFGPHLLAVVLTGMGQDGLRGCEAVVAAGGRVIAQDEATSVVWGMPGFVARAGLAEKVLPLPQIAEEIVSRVLRPS is encoded by the coding sequence GTGTCGAAGATCCGGGTGCTGATCGTGGACGATGCCGTCGTCCTCCGCCGCCTGTTGGCCGAGGAGCTGGCGGCCGATCCGGCGCTGGAGGTCGTCGGCACCGCGGCCAACGGCAAAATCGCGCTCGCGAAGGTGCCCCAAGTCGAACCGGACGTCGTCATCCTTGATGTCGAAATGCCCGAGCTCGACGGCCTCGCAACGCTCCGTGCGCTCCGCGCCGCCCGCCCGCTCCTGCCCGTGATCATGTTCAGCGCGCTAACCGAGCGCGGGGCCGAGGCGACACTCGATGCCCTCGCTCTCGGCGCCACGGCGTACTTCCCCAAGCCGGCCGGCACGGACGGGCGCGAGGCGTCGCTCCGGGTCCTCCGGGACGGCCTGATTCCCGAGATCAAGGCGATCTGCGGGCGCATTCGGAGCGGCAGCTCGGGTGCCCGGCCGGCACCACCCCTCAGCGCGGAGAGCCGCGTTCCGGGTCCGGACGTTCGGCGCCCGCCCGCGCGCTCGCCCGCGCGCGTCGATGCGATCGCCATCGCGGCCTCGACCGGCGGCCCGAACGCGCTGGCCGACGTGTTCGGCCGTTTTCCCACCGGGCTGCCGGTGCCGATCGCGATCGTCCAGCACATGCCGCCGGTGTTCACCCGGCTCCTCGCGGAACGGCTCTCCGCGCGCTCACCGGTGCCGGTCGCGGAGGGCGCGACTGATGCCCCGCTCCAGCCCGGTCGCGCGTGGATCGCACCGGGCGATTTTCACATGGCCGTCACCGGCCCGGCGACGCACGCGCGATTGCGGGTTCACCAGGAGCCGCCCGAGAACTCGTGCCGCCCGGCGGCCGACGTGCTGTTCCGGTCCGCGGCGCAGGTGTTCGGCCCGCACCTGCTCGCGGTCGTACTCACCGGTATGGGGCAAGACGGGCTGCGGGGTTGCGAGGCGGTTGTGGCCGCGGGCGGGCGAGTGATCGCCCAGGACGAGGCCACCTCGGTGGTGTGGGGGATGCCGGGGTTCGTGGCCCGCGCCGGCCTGGCCGAAAAAGTGCTCCCCCTCCCGCAGATCGCGGAGGAGATCGTTAGCCGGGTGCTACGGCCGAGTTGA
- the rpiA gene encoding ribose-5-phosphate isomerase RpiA: MADTSGTEAIAQRALELVPANSVVGLGTGRAATAFIHALGARVRTGLVVRGIPTSDASATLATQLGIPLVTFDDVDAIDVCVDGADEVDPAGDLIKGYGGALLREKIVAAFSRKLVILVGSEKLVPVLGTRGVLPVEVVPFALTPCRRQLAALGFVGEPRAKDGKLFVTDNGNYILDCKTAPLTDPAASDAALHAVPGVVGTGLFVKRAHTIMVQHGNDVEVRRGSAA; encoded by the coding sequence ATGGCGGACACATCCGGCACCGAGGCCATCGCCCAGCGCGCACTCGAACTGGTCCCCGCGAACAGCGTGGTCGGCTTGGGCACCGGCCGGGCCGCGACCGCGTTCATTCACGCACTCGGCGCGCGCGTCCGCACCGGTCTGGTTGTGCGCGGGATACCGACGTCCGACGCCAGCGCGACCCTGGCGACCCAACTCGGCATCCCGCTCGTCACCTTCGACGACGTGGACGCGATCGACGTGTGCGTGGACGGGGCCGACGAGGTGGACCCGGCCGGCGACCTCATCAAGGGGTACGGCGGGGCGCTGCTACGGGAGAAGATCGTCGCGGCGTTTTCGCGGAAACTCGTCATACTGGTCGGGTCCGAGAAGCTGGTGCCGGTACTCGGCACGCGGGGCGTTCTGCCCGTCGAGGTCGTACCGTTCGCGCTGACGCCGTGCCGCCGGCAACTGGCCGCGCTCGGCTTCGTCGGCGAGCCGCGCGCGAAGGACGGCAAACTCTTCGTGACCGATAACGGCAACTACATCCTCGACTGCAAGACCGCCCCGCTGACGGACCCGGCCGCGTCCGACGCGGCGCTGCACGCCGTTCCCGGCGTGGTCGGCACGGGCCTGTTCGTCAAACGCGCTCACACGATCATGGTGCAACACGGCAACGACGTGGAAGTGCGCCGCGGCAGCGCGGCGTGA
- a CDS encoding methyl-accepting chemotaxis protein — protein MKPTRTKGPKQVSARELADMTGRLAAIDRSQAVVEFAPDGTVLNANDNFLRPMGYTLDEVKGRHHGMFVTDAERHSAAYQDFWARLARGESQAGEFKRVGKNGQEVWVSGTYTPILGPTGRPTKVIEYATDTTAQVRLRLDLQALVERVSGSASALTAASHALTDLSQQMAANAEETATQASVASAAAEQVSRNVSTVATGTEQMGASIKEIAKSASDAARVATGAVKVAERTNATIAKLGESSAEIGNVVKVITSIAQQTNLLALNATIEAARAGEAGKGFAVVATEVKELAKQTARATEDISRKIDAIQAGTRGAVEAIAKIGDVINQINDIQNTIASAVEQQTATTGEISRNISQAAHGSSEIALNITGVAQAARGTTEGASETMRAADDLSRMALELQALVGQFKK, from the coding sequence GTGAAACCGACCCGGACCAAAGGCCCCAAACAGGTTTCGGCGCGCGAACTGGCCGACATGACCGGCCGCCTGGCGGCCATCGACAGGTCGCAGGCGGTCGTCGAGTTCGCCCCGGACGGCACCGTCCTCAACGCGAACGACAACTTCCTCCGCCCGATGGGGTACACCCTGGACGAGGTCAAGGGGCGGCACCACGGCATGTTCGTCACCGACGCCGAGCGCCACAGCGCGGCGTACCAGGACTTCTGGGCGCGGCTCGCGCGCGGCGAGAGCCAGGCGGGCGAGTTCAAGCGGGTCGGGAAGAACGGCCAGGAGGTGTGGGTCAGCGGGACCTACACCCCGATTCTCGGGCCGACCGGCCGCCCGACCAAGGTGATCGAGTACGCGACCGACACGACCGCCCAGGTGCGGCTGCGGCTCGACCTCCAGGCGCTCGTCGAGCGGGTGTCCGGGAGCGCGTCCGCGCTCACCGCCGCGTCGCACGCGCTCACCGATCTGAGCCAACAGATGGCGGCGAACGCCGAGGAAACGGCCACCCAGGCCAGCGTGGCGTCGGCCGCCGCCGAACAGGTCAGCCGGAACGTGAGCACCGTCGCCACCGGGACCGAGCAGATGGGGGCGAGCATCAAGGAGATCGCCAAGAGCGCCAGCGACGCCGCGCGCGTGGCCACGGGCGCCGTCAAAGTGGCCGAGCGGACGAACGCCACCATCGCGAAGCTCGGCGAGTCCAGCGCCGAGATCGGCAACGTGGTGAAGGTGATCACCTCGATCGCCCAGCAGACCAACCTGCTGGCGCTGAACGCCACCATCGAGGCGGCCCGCGCCGGCGAGGCCGGTAAGGGGTTCGCCGTGGTTGCCACCGAGGTCAAGGAGCTGGCGAAGCAGACGGCCCGCGCGACCGAGGACATCAGCCGCAAGATCGACGCCATCCAGGCCGGCACGCGCGGGGCCGTCGAGGCGATCGCGAAGATCGGCGACGTCATCAACCAGATCAACGACATCCAGAACACCATCGCCAGCGCCGTCGAACAGCAGACCGCGACCACCGGCGAGATCAGCCGCAACATCTCCCAGGCCGCCCACGGGAGCAGCGAGATCGCGCTGAACATCACGGGCGTGGCCCAGGCCGCGCGCGGCACCACCGAGGGCGCGAGTGAGACGATGCGCGCCGCCGACGACCTCTCCCGGATGGCCCTCGAGCTGCAAGCTCTGGTGGGTCAGTTCAAGAAGTAA
- a CDS encoding P-II family nitrogen regulator has product MKLVVAIIRPEKLEDVQQALAERDVYLMTVTDVRGCGRQRGYTEVYRGTEVRIQLIPKLKLELAVNEAFVEATVEAIVHAARSGDTGTIGDGKIFVLPLEDCVRIRTGERGSEAIGP; this is encoded by the coding sequence ATGAAACTCGTTGTCGCGATCATCCGCCCGGAAAAGCTCGAAGACGTTCAGCAGGCGCTCGCGGAGCGCGACGTGTACCTGATGACGGTGACCGACGTCCGCGGGTGCGGCCGGCAGCGCGGCTACACCGAGGTGTACCGCGGGACCGAGGTGCGCATCCAGTTGATCCCGAAACTCAAGCTCGAACTCGCCGTGAACGAGGCGTTCGTCGAGGCCACGGTGGAAGCCATCGTCCACGCCGCGCGCAGCGGCGACACCGGAACCATCGGCGACGGCAAGATCTTCGTGCTGCCGCTGGAGGACTGCGTCCGCATCCGCACCGGCGAGCGCGGCTCCGAGGCCATCGGGCCGTGA
- a CDS encoding outer membrane protein assembly factor BamB family protein — MNRRDFLAALPLSAVAPHLLTADAPKPPSEKLAIGPNDWPWWRGPNRDGVAADQKIPLEWAADKNVLWEAAVPGRGHGAATVVGNRVFLATADEAEEVQGLLCLDRKTGNRLWLAEVHRGHFTKAGLNTKSSHASSTPACDGERVYINFLNNGAIHATALDLDGKPVWQTKVTDYTLHQGFGSSPTVYGPLLLVTADNKGEHGVVVGLDRATGKPVWTRKRPKAPNYASPIIVTVGGKDQLVLTGCDLVTSLDPLTGKENWELKGATTECVTSTVTDGKHVFTSGGYPRNHVAAVKADGSGTAWENKTRVYVPSMLLRDGYLYAVMDEGNAVCWKSDTGAEMWKARLGGTFSASPVRVGEHVLATNEAGRTFVFKAAPKEFDPVGENQLGNEVFATPTVCGGRIYIRAAVKEKGTRQEKLFCVGEK, encoded by the coding sequence ATGAACCGCCGCGACTTTCTCGCCGCCCTTCCCCTCTCTGCCGTCGCACCGCACCTCCTGACAGCCGACGCGCCAAAGCCGCCGTCAGAGAAGCTCGCGATCGGACCGAATGACTGGCCCTGGTGGCGCGGGCCGAACCGCGACGGCGTCGCCGCCGACCAGAAGATCCCGCTGGAATGGGCCGCGGACAAGAACGTGTTGTGGGAGGCCGCCGTCCCGGGGCGCGGGCACGGTGCCGCGACGGTCGTTGGGAACCGCGTGTTCCTCGCCACGGCCGACGAGGCGGAGGAAGTACAAGGTCTGCTGTGCCTCGACCGCAAGACCGGGAACCGCTTGTGGCTCGCGGAGGTCCACCGCGGCCACTTCACGAAAGCCGGGCTGAATACGAAATCCTCACACGCCTCTTCGACCCCCGCGTGTGACGGCGAGCGGGTTTACATCAACTTTCTCAACAACGGCGCGATCCACGCGACCGCCCTCGACCTCGACGGCAAACCGGTGTGGCAGACGAAAGTCACCGACTACACGCTCCACCAGGGGTTCGGCTCGTCGCCCACCGTGTACGGTCCGCTGCTCCTCGTCACCGCGGACAACAAGGGCGAACACGGCGTGGTGGTCGGCCTCGACCGGGCAACGGGGAAGCCCGTGTGGACGCGCAAGCGGCCGAAAGCGCCGAACTACGCTTCGCCCATCATCGTGACCGTGGGCGGTAAAGACCAACTCGTCCTGACCGGGTGCGACCTGGTCACGAGCCTCGACCCGCTGACCGGCAAAGAGAACTGGGAGCTGAAGGGGGCGACCACCGAGTGCGTGACGTCCACCGTCACCGACGGCAAGCACGTCTTCACCAGCGGCGGCTACCCGCGGAACCACGTCGCCGCGGTGAAGGCCGACGGGAGCGGCACCGCCTGGGAGAACAAAACGCGGGTATACGTCCCCTCAATGCTGCTTCGCGACGGGTACCTGTACGCGGTCATGGACGAGGGCAACGCCGTGTGCTGGAAGAGCGACACCGGCGCGGAGATGTGGAAGGCGCGCCTCGGGGGCACGTTCAGCGCGTCGCCGGTGCGGGTGGGCGAGCACGTTCTCGCGACCAACGAGGCCGGCCGCACGTTCGTCTTCAAAGCGGCGCCCAAGGAGTTCGATCCGGTCGGTGAGAACCAACTCGGGAACGAAGTGTTCGCGACGCCCACCGTCTGCGGCGGTCGGATTTACATCCGGGCGGCGGTGAAGGAGAAGGGCACCCGGCAGGAGAAGCTGTTCTGCGTCGGAGAAAAATAG
- the amt gene encoding ammonium transporter — MAVSRLLGAFLLLATCAAMPTKWAPVLSTASAQDEKKSQNPKSGSEETAKALADLKSALEAAQKELTATSKALSGLKADSDAGLKKAAARLDALQKEIAALSASAKASVTKADLAVVAKKADEVTADVAAIKAAGDGKATVEKLAALEKGADEIKKAAEKAGTDAGVGTTTAKERGDTAWMLISSALVLLMVPGLALFYGGMVRRKNVLATMMQSMAALAVVGVYWIAIGYGLAFGPSLIQVSALGATDAGIIGWSWDLFFLKGIAADMKLPANDITVYLHVLFQGMFAIITPALISGAIAERIRFWPFCLFMLLWVTFVYCPLAHMVWAFDWYDTSVLAAKRGGAAIGLLGKMGALDFAGGTVVHIAAGMAGLAACLVLGKRHGYPQQVAHPNSMVLTLLGAGLLWFGWFGFNGGSASNSSPLAVTAFAATQAAAAAAGLAWMLVEWIHKGKPTALGLASGIVAGLVAVTPASGYVYMWGGLLIGIAAAVVCYLAVALKNVLGYDDSLDAFGVHGVGGFVGAVLTGVFCSALANSAGADGPFAYSAHRARYEELKPVEKDGATIDAEPIAKAKAAKREANGAWLKATRDVSADVEKLGIAALEKALADAKAPELTKELADLKLDDLEDELAAHKGPSEAKARIEKELADAKAKAAPIQKKLDAVAETTKKLEEAKAKEADLNKQLDAPKAALEDKAAVLTALEKERDALKALIEKQDDKEHEGKEDYNKKHKLSQLFIQIKAAVLSAVFAFVLSLLLVLVTSAVTLGNFKTDAKGEADGLDRTEHGEVGFDFSAATESVTVVNTTPRAATEPRGDGRFEVVVSGADAKELMHVWSELCQPTESAPDPDFLAVYPHVTTIRGTTFRFRGGEPAALAKKLESLFARHTKKPVTAATV, encoded by the coding sequence ATGGCCGTTAGTCGGCTGCTCGGAGCCTTTCTCCTGCTCGCAACTTGCGCCGCTATGCCCACAAAATGGGCACCCGTTCTCTCCACGGCTTCGGCTCAGGACGAAAAAAAATCGCAAAATCCGAAATCTGGCTCTGAGGAAACCGCAAAGGCACTCGCTGATCTCAAAAGCGCTCTCGAAGCCGCCCAGAAGGAACTGACAGCCACGAGCAAGGCCCTCAGCGGGTTGAAAGCCGACAGTGATGCGGGGCTGAAAAAAGCGGCGGCCAGACTGGATGCACTTCAGAAGGAAATCGCCGCACTGAGCGCGTCGGCCAAAGCCTCCGTTACCAAAGCGGATCTGGCCGTGGTGGCGAAGAAGGCGGACGAGGTCACGGCTGATGTCGCCGCGATTAAAGCCGCCGGGGACGGCAAAGCGACGGTGGAGAAACTGGCCGCCCTCGAAAAGGGCGCTGATGAGATCAAGAAGGCCGCCGAGAAGGCAGGGACCGACGCCGGCGTTGGCACCACGACCGCGAAGGAGCGGGGCGACACTGCCTGGATGCTCATCTCCAGTGCCCTCGTCCTACTCATGGTGCCCGGACTGGCGCTCTTCTATGGCGGTATGGTTCGCCGCAAGAACGTCCTCGCGACGATGATGCAAAGCATGGCCGCACTCGCCGTTGTGGGGGTGTACTGGATCGCGATCGGGTACGGACTGGCGTTCGGCCCGTCCCTGATTCAGGTGAGTGCTCTCGGAGCCACGGACGCGGGCATCATCGGCTGGAGCTGGGACCTCTTCTTCTTGAAGGGGATCGCGGCGGATATGAAGCTCCCCGCCAACGACATCACGGTCTACTTGCACGTGCTGTTCCAGGGAATGTTCGCGATCATCACCCCGGCACTCATCAGCGGGGCCATCGCCGAGCGCATCCGGTTCTGGCCGTTCTGCCTGTTCATGCTCCTGTGGGTCACGTTCGTGTACTGCCCACTCGCACACATGGTGTGGGCGTTCGACTGGTACGACACCAGCGTTCTGGCCGCCAAACGTGGGGGCGCCGCCATCGGCCTTCTGGGCAAGATGGGCGCGCTCGATTTCGCCGGCGGAACAGTCGTCCACATCGCGGCCGGTATGGCGGGCCTGGCGGCGTGCCTCGTCCTGGGCAAGCGCCACGGCTACCCGCAACAGGTCGCGCACCCGAACAGCATGGTGCTGACGCTGCTCGGCGCCGGCCTGCTGTGGTTCGGCTGGTTCGGCTTCAACGGCGGGAGCGCGTCGAACAGCAGCCCGCTGGCGGTGACCGCGTTCGCCGCCACGCAGGCCGCCGCCGCCGCCGCCGGGCTGGCGTGGATGCTCGTCGAGTGGATCCACAAGGGCAAGCCGACGGCCCTCGGCCTGGCGTCCGGGATCGTAGCGGGGCTCGTCGCGGTCACCCCCGCGAGCGGCTACGTGTACATGTGGGGCGGTCTGCTCATCGGTATCGCTGCGGCGGTCGTGTGTTACCTCGCGGTGGCGCTGAAGAACGTACTCGGTTACGACGACTCGCTCGACGCGTTCGGCGTGCACGGCGTCGGCGGGTTCGTCGGCGCGGTCCTGACCGGCGTGTTCTGTTCCGCGCTCGCGAACTCCGCCGGGGCCGATGGCCCGTTCGCCTACTCCGCCCACCGGGCGCGGTACGAGGAACTCAAGCCCGTCGAGAAGGACGGCGCGACGATCGACGCCGAGCCGATCGCCAAGGCGAAGGCCGCGAAGCGCGAGGCGAACGGCGCGTGGCTCAAGGCCACGCGGGACGTGAGCGCAGACGTCGAGAAGCTCGGCATCGCCGCACTGGAAAAGGCCCTGGCCGACGCCAAGGCGCCCGAACTGACCAAGGAGCTGGCCGACCTGAAGCTCGATGATTTGGAAGACGAACTCGCCGCGCACAAGGGGCCGTCCGAAGCGAAGGCCCGGATCGAAAAGGAACTGGCGGACGCGAAGGCCAAAGCCGCCCCGATCCAGAAGAAGCTCGACGCGGTGGCCGAGACGACGAAGAAACTGGAAGAGGCGAAGGCCAAGGAGGCCGACCTGAACAAGCAACTCGACGCTCCCAAGGCGGCACTCGAGGACAAGGCCGCCGTACTCACCGCACTCGAAAAAGAGCGCGACGCCCTGAAGGCGCTCATCGAGAAGCAGGACGACAAGGAGCACGAGGGCAAAGAGGACTACAACAAGAAGCACAAGCTGTCGCAGCTCTTCATCCAGATCAAGGCCGCGGTGCTCTCGGCCGTGTTCGCGTTCGTGCTCAGTCTGCTGCTCGTCCTCGTGACCAGTGCGGTGACCCTGGGCAACTTCAAGACGGACGCGAAGGGCGAGGCCGACGGGTTGGACCGCACGGAACACGGCGAGGTCGGCTTCGACTTCAGCGCCGCGACCGAGTCGGTCACGGTGGTGAACACCACGCCGCGGGCGGCGACCGAGCCCCGCGGCGACGGCCGGTTCGAGGTGGTGGTGTCCGGCGCCGACGCGAAAGAGCTGATGCACGTGTGGTCCGAGCTGTGCCAGCCGACCGAAAGCGCCCCGGACCCCGACTTCCTCGCGGTGTACCCCCACGTCACCACGATCCGGGGCACCACGTTCCGCTTCCGCGGCGGCGAACCGGCGGCACTCGCGAAGAAACTGGAATCGCTGTTCGCCCGGCACACCAAAAAACCTGTAACCGCGGCCACAGTGTGA